One stretch of bacterium DNA includes these proteins:
- a CDS encoding NAD(P)H-binding protein translates to MEQERHAVTGAFGYAGRYIAGQLLDEGFVVRTLTNAPRDLDPFGGRVEVRALDLRDASALTTSLQGVDVLYNTYWVRFNHARFGHAEAVENSLRLFAAARAAGVRRIVHVSITNPAEDSPFEYFRGKARLERALRESGLSYAILRPAVLFGGHDILVNNIAWMLRRFPVFGVFGDGAYRLDPIHVADLAHLAVRLGGSRENVITDAVGPESYSYRDLVVRIGEAIGRRRPMIRISPRLGHALGLAAGLAVRDVVITREEIGGLMAGLLHVTSTPLGTTSFSAWARDNGATLGLHYASELARRR, encoded by the coding sequence GTGGAACAGGAGAGACATGCGGTCACCGGTGCTTTCGGCTATGCCGGGCGATACATCGCAGGACAGCTCCTTGACGAAGGTTTCGTCGTTCGAACGCTGACGAACGCGCCGCGGGACCTCGACCCGTTCGGGGGACGGGTCGAGGTGCGGGCCCTCGACCTGCGGGACGCGTCCGCCCTCACCACCTCGCTGCAGGGGGTGGACGTCCTCTACAACACGTACTGGGTCCGCTTCAATCACGCTCGCTTCGGCCACGCCGAAGCCGTCGAGAATTCGTTGCGGCTGTTCGCAGCGGCGCGCGCGGCGGGCGTCCGCCGCATCGTGCACGTGAGCATCACGAATCCCGCGGAGGACTCACCCTTCGAGTATTTCCGCGGGAAGGCCCGCCTCGAACGCGCGCTCCGCGAGTCGGGCTTGAGCTACGCGATCCTCCGTCCCGCCGTTCTCTTCGGCGGCCACGACATCCTCGTCAACAACATCGCCTGGATGCTCAGGCGGTTCCCGGTCTTCGGCGTCTTCGGAGACGGCGCGTACCGATTGGACCCGATCCACGTTGCCGACCTCGCGCACCTGGCGGTTCGTCTCGGCGGAAGCCGCGAGAACGTGATCACCGACGCCGTCGGACCCGAGTCGTACAGCTACCGCGATCTGGTCGTCCGCATCGGCGAGGCAATCGGCAGGCGCAGGCCGATGATCCGGATCTCCCCGCGACTGGGCCATGCGCTCGGCCTGGCGGCAGGGCTTGCGGTCCGGGACGTCGTGATCACCCGCGAGGAGATCGGGGGACTGATGGCCGGATTGCTGCACGTGACATCGACGCCGCTCGGCACGACCAGCTTCAGCGCCTGGGCGCGGGACAACGGCGCGACGCTCGGGCTGCATTATGCGAGCGAACTGGCCCGCCGCCGCTGA
- a CDS encoding glycosyltransferase family 4 protein: MRRRALLTLEFMPAHGGIERVLHERARRAAPERLTVFAPWTEGAEEFDARQPFAVRRSRSALFGIPLVGAALKALAPWRAFLREHRREPFAQLECGQAFPYPVLASLCPHARTLPRLVWVHGNDLLKIARLPVVGPLLRRSLRGSDRVIVLSSAVRELVAGAGVDPARIRTVRHTIDARRFGPAAPDPELVRRHGLAGRRPILTVGRLVERKGVDRVIEALPGLAAAHPDLVYLVAGSGPQEAALRALARKLGVEDRVRFIGAVADADLPRVYNLATVFVMPSRFISRKATIEGFGLVYLEAGASGLPIVAGRSGGVTDVVRHAENGLLVDPDSPAQIAEAVGFLLEHPEEARRMGERGRAQALEPANWEVLSLGG, from the coding sequence ATGCGCCGGCGCGCCCTCCTGACGCTGGAGTTCATGCCCGCGCACGGGGGCATCGAGCGCGTCCTGCACGAGCGCGCGCGGCGCGCGGCGCCGGAGCGCCTCACCGTCTTCGCCCCGTGGACGGAGGGCGCCGAGGAGTTCGACGCGCGCCAGCCGTTCGCCGTGCGCCGCAGCCGCTCGGCGCTCTTTGGCATCCCGCTCGTCGGCGCCGCGCTCAAGGCGCTGGCGCCGTGGCGGGCGTTCCTGCGCGAGCACCGGCGCGAGCCGTTCGCGCAGCTCGAGTGCGGGCAGGCGTTCCCGTATCCCGTGCTCGCCAGCCTCTGCCCCCACGCGCGGACCCTGCCCCGGCTGGTCTGGGTGCACGGCAACGACCTGCTCAAGATCGCGCGCCTCCCCGTGGTCGGCCCGCTGCTGCGCCGCTCGCTGCGCGGGTCCGACCGCGTGATCGTCCTCAGCTCGGCGGTGCGCGAGCTGGTCGCGGGCGCCGGCGTCGACCCCGCGCGCATCCGCACGGTGCGGCACACGATCGACGCGCGCCGGTTCGGCCCCGCGGCGCCCGACCCGGAGCTGGTGCGCCGCCACGGCCTCGCCGGCCGGCGGCCGATCCTCACCGTGGGGCGCCTCGTGGAGCGCAAGGGGGTGGACCGGGTGATCGAGGCGCTCCCGGGGCTGGCCGCCGCGCATCCCGACCTGGTCTACCTGGTGGCGGGCAGCGGGCCGCAGGAGGCGGCGCTGCGCGCGCTGGCCCGGAAGCTGGGCGTCGAGGACCGCGTGCGCTTCATCGGGGCGGTTGCCGACGCGGACCTCCCGCGGGTCTACAACCTGGCGACGGTCTTCGTCATGCCCAGCCGCTTCATCAGCCGCAAGGCGACCATCGAGGGCTTCGGCCTCGTCTACCTGGAGGCCGGGGCGAGCGGCCTGCCCATCGTCGCCGGCCGCAGCGGCGGCGTGACCGACGTCGTGCGCCACGCGGAGAACGGCCTGCTCGTCGATCCGGACTCACCGGCGCAGATCGCCGAGGCCGTCGGCTTCCTCCTCGAGCACCCCGAGGAGGCCCGCCGCATGGGCGAGCGCGGGCGCGCGCAGGCCCTGGAGCCGGCGAACTGGGAGGTCCTCTCGCTCGGGGGCTGA
- the surE gene encoding 5'/3'-nucleotidase SurE, whose protein sequence is MRILITNDDGITAPGIAALWRAVRDLGEVTVVAPDSERSAVGHAITLADPLRVADYEGPDGLVGHAVSGTPADCVKIGVRAILRQLPDLVLSGINQGANMGTNVLYSGTVSAATEAAMLGLPAAAFSLADRHFPDFSAAAGYARRLALEIARHGLPRGVSLNVNVPPLPAEEIRGAVLTRQGRVRVAEQFDRRTDPRERHYYWMVAERLEDEAAAGDQVDDAAVRAGFISVTPINFDLTDDGMLASMGRWELDPGTFRNGRGR, encoded by the coding sequence GTGCGGATCCTCATCACCAACGACGACGGCATCACCGCGCCGGGCATCGCCGCCCTCTGGCGGGCGGTGCGCGACCTCGGCGAGGTGACGGTCGTCGCCCCCGACAGCGAGCGCAGCGCCGTCGGCCACGCGATCACGCTTGCCGACCCGCTGCGCGTCGCCGACTACGAGGGGCCGGACGGGCTCGTCGGCCATGCGGTGTCCGGGACCCCCGCCGACTGCGTCAAGATCGGGGTGCGCGCCATCCTGCGCCAGCTCCCGGACCTCGTGCTCTCGGGCATCAACCAGGGGGCGAACATGGGCACCAACGTGCTGTACTCCGGCACCGTCTCCGCGGCCACCGAGGCGGCGATGCTCGGGCTGCCGGCGGCGGCGTTCTCCCTCGCCGACCGCCACTTCCCGGACTTCTCCGCGGCGGCCGGCTACGCCCGGCGGCTGGCGCTGGAGATCGCCCGCCATGGGCTGCCGCGGGGCGTCTCGCTGAACGTGAACGTCCCGCCGCTGCCGGCCGAGGAGATCCGCGGCGCGGTCCTCACGCGGCAGGGGCGCGTCCGGGTGGCCGAGCAGTTCGACCGCCGGACGGACCCGCGCGAGCGCCATTATTACTGGATGGTTGCAGAGCGGCTGGAAGACGAGGCCGCCGCGGGGGATCAGGTCGACGACGCGGCGGTGCGCGCGGGTTTCATCTCTGTTACGCCCATCAACTTCGATCTGACCGACGACGGCATGCTCGCCTCGATGGGACGATGGGAACTCGACCCGGGAACTTTTCGGAACGGGCGGGGTCGATAG
- a CDS encoding inositol monophosphatase family protein has translation MTPPNPEARYLATAIAACRAAGRIQRAAFGAAQVVEHKGEIDLVTRIDKRSEAAIVRVISRAFPAHGILAEEGGASDGDGEHLWVIDPLDGTTNYSRGFPIFCSSVALARDGRVIVGAVYHPLLDELFTAVRGLGAFLNGKRLRVSAQGRLDQAFLATGFPYDIRRSRRNNIANFARFATRCLAIRRAGAAALDLSYVAAGRFDGFWELKLRPWDIAAASLMVEEAGGRITGMGGRAWHLGVRDVVASNARIHGQMLGVLRAG, from the coding sequence ATGACTCCGCCGAATCCCGAAGCCCGCTACCTCGCCACCGCGATCGCGGCCTGCCGCGCAGCCGGGCGCATCCAGCGGGCGGCGTTCGGCGCCGCGCAGGTCGTGGAGCACAAGGGTGAGATCGACCTCGTCACGCGCATCGACAAGCGCTCCGAGGCCGCGATCGTCCGCGTCATCTCCCGCGCCTTCCCCGCCCACGGCATCCTCGCCGAGGAGGGGGGCGCCAGCGACGGGGACGGCGAGCACCTCTGGGTGATCGACCCGCTCGACGGCACGACCAACTACTCCCGCGGCTTTCCCATCTTCTGCTCGTCGGTGGCGCTCGCCCGCGACGGGCGGGTGATCGTCGGCGCCGTCTATCACCCGCTCCTCGATGAGCTGTTCACCGCGGTCCGCGGCCTGGGCGCCTTCCTCAACGGCAAGCGCCTGCGCGTCTCCGCCCAGGGGCGGCTCGACCAGGCGTTCTTGGCGACGGGCTTCCCCTACGACATCCGCCGCAGCCGGCGCAACAACATCGCCAACTTCGCCCGCTTCGCCACGCGCTGCCTCGCCATCCGCCGCGCGGGGGCCGCGGCCCTGGACCTCTCCTACGTCGCCGCCGGGCGCTTCGACGGCTTCTGGGAGCTGAAGCTGCGCCCGTGGGACATCGCCGCCGCGTCACTCATGGTCGAGGAAGCCGGTGGGCGGATCACGGGGATGGGCGGCCGCGCCTGGCACCTCGGCGTGCGCGACGTGGTGGCCTCCAACGCGCGGATCCACGGCCAGATGCTGGGGGTGCTGCGGGCCGGTTGA
- a CDS encoding MarR family transcriptional regulator: MGEELVDTFIESWGAMGAFWGINSSVARVHALLIVTDRAWCLDDIAVRLRISKGNASMCLKELRSWKVVRRESRPGDRREFYTSEPNSWTMLFSIARERKRREFDPLLESVRTTLAEARRQPEGIAVKRLAGMEEMLSTFEALAEKALRSEEQARRLLGFVLGRR, translated from the coding sequence ATGGGCGAGGAACTGGTCGACACATTCATCGAATCCTGGGGTGCCATGGGCGCCTTCTGGGGTATCAACAGCTCCGTGGCACGGGTTCACGCGCTCCTCATCGTTACGGACCGGGCCTGGTGCCTCGATGACATCGCGGTGCGCCTGCGGATCAGCAAGGGCAACGCGAGCATGTGCCTGAAGGAGCTGCGCTCGTGGAAGGTTGTTCGCCGGGAGAGCCGGCCGGGAGACCGACGTGAGTTCTACACGAGCGAGCCGAACAGTTGGACCATGCTCTTCAGCATCGCTCGCGAGCGAAAACGGCGGGAGTTCGACCCCCTGCTCGAGAGCGTCCGGACGACACTGGCCGAGGCCAGGCGGCAGCCCGAGGGCATAGCCGTGAAGCGACTCGCAGGGATGGAGGAGATGCTGTCGACCTTCGAGGCACTTGCGGAAAAGGCGCTTCGAAGCGAGGAGCAGGCGCGGCGTCTGCTCGGCTTCGTCCTTGGTCGACGCTAA
- a CDS encoding inositol-3-phosphate synthase, with amino-acid sequence MGKIRVGIVGAGNCASSLVQGVEYYRNARDDQFIPGLMHPVLGGYRVRDIEFSVAIDIDRNKVGKDLSQAILEYPNNTKQFAKVPHLGVPVVKGMTHDGLGHYLSQIIHKAEGNTADIVRLLRETKTDVLVNYLPVGSEMATKWYVEQALEAGCGFVNCIPVFIASGWVEDEGGAWKQTTYWRNRFKRAGLPLIGDDIKSQVGATILHRTLVNLFLDRGMPIDRTYQLNTGGNTDFLNMKEEARLRSKRRSKTNAVVSQIQARGLSITPEDVYVGPSDYVPWQKDNKLCFLRIESRHFGDVPMNLECRLSVEDSPNSAGVVIDAVRCAKVARDRGIGGSLDAPSAYFMKTPPKQFPDTVARDMVERFAGLGAAPAPAAAAKSPAKAAAKTAAAKGGKGRK; translated from the coding sequence ATGGGGAAGATTCGGGTGGGAATCGTCGGCGCGGGCAACTGCGCTTCCTCGCTGGTGCAGGGCGTCGAGTACTACCGCAACGCGCGTGACGACCAGTTCATCCCGGGGCTGATGCACCCGGTCCTCGGGGGCTACCGGGTGCGCGACATCGAGTTCAGCGTCGCCATCGACATCGACCGCAACAAGGTCGGCAAGGACCTCTCGCAGGCGATCCTCGAGTACCCGAACAACACCAAGCAGTTCGCGAAGGTGCCGCACCTGGGCGTGCCGGTGGTCAAGGGCATGACCCACGACGGGCTGGGCCACTACCTCTCGCAGATCATCCACAAGGCCGAGGGCAACACCGCGGACATCGTGCGGCTGCTGCGCGAGACGAAGACGGACGTCCTGGTCAACTACCTGCCGGTGGGCTCGGAGATGGCCACGAAGTGGTACGTCGAGCAGGCGCTCGAGGCCGGCTGCGGCTTCGTCAACTGCATCCCGGTGTTCATCGCGTCGGGGTGGGTCGAGGACGAGGGCGGGGCCTGGAAGCAGACCACGTACTGGCGCAACCGCTTCAAGCGGGCGGGGCTGCCGCTGATCGGCGACGACATCAAGAGCCAGGTCGGCGCGACGATCCTGCACCGCACGCTCGTGAACCTCTTCCTCGACCGCGGCATGCCGATCGACCGCACCTACCAGCTCAACACCGGCGGGAACACCGACTTCCTGAACATGAAGGAGGAGGCGCGCCTGCGCAGCAAGCGCCGCAGCAAGACCAACGCCGTGGTCTCGCAGATCCAGGCGCGCGGGCTCTCGATCACCCCGGAGGACGTCTACGTCGGCCCCTCCGACTACGTGCCGTGGCAGAAGGACAACAAGCTCTGCTTCCTGCGCATCGAGAGCCGGCACTTCGGGGACGTGCCGATGAACCTCGAGTGCCGCCTCTCCGTGGAGGACTCGCCGAACTCGGCCGGCGTGGTCATCGACGCGGTGCGCTGCGCCAAGGTCGCGCGCGACCGCGGGATCGGGGGCTCGCTGGATGCCCCCAGCGCGTACTTCATGAAGACGCCGCCGAAGCAGTTCCCCGACACCGTCGCCCGGGACATGGTCGAGCGCTTCGCGGGGCTGGGCGCGGCGCCCGCACCGGCGGCGGCCGCCAAGTCGCCGGCGAAGGCCGCCGCGAAGACGGCTGCCGCCAAGGGGGGGAAGGGCCGCAAGTAG